In the bacterium genome, AATCGCCATCCCCCATCCCCGATTCATGCTCCTCTATAAGTGGTGGCTTAATGATCTTTTCTTCTTTAACAATTCCCCGGTAAATCTCTATTTCTTTTTCACTTTTAGCCTCTTTTAAATTCGGAATGACCTTGATAAGGCTAATTACTCGCTCATATTCCGATTCGGCCAATGACCGGGCCAACTGAACCTCGGCTTCAGTGGCCACCTCGCCTTTTAAAATAAGGGTGTCCCCAATCATCTGCGTGGCGACCATCTCCAGCCCTTCTACTTTTTTAAGGTCGGACAAGGGTTCAGTAATTCGAATAAGATTTACTACCTCCTTGCCAAAAGAATGGGCCAGTTTTTCAGCTATCGCCGCCTTCTCTTTGGTCCTGACTTCTCCTGATAAGACAATACTCTCCTTTAAGGTATAGGCCCTTACGGCCTCCAGACCCTCGATTTTCCTGATCTCATGAATGGGCAGGCTGTCTTCCAATACCCTGATCCGGTGAGGTATGATCCCTGTAGGCACCCA is a window encoding:
- a CDS encoding pilus assembly protein N-terminal domain-containing protein, whose product is MNSKLKTRNSKLKAKAILLILTFLMLPSLVWAKEWVVGAGDSIIIRIKDITRIAIGNPDIADAAMVSPEEILINGKKGGETSLHVWVPTGIIPHRIRVLEDSLPIHEIRKIEGLEAVRAYTLKESIVLSGEVRTKEKAAIAEKLAHSFGKEVVNLIRITEPLSDLKKVEGLEMVATQMIGDTLILKGEVATEAEVQLARSLAESEYERVISLIKVIPNLKEAKSEKEIEIYRGIVKEEKIIKPPLIEEHESGMGDGDSGIEETSHDSLTTIYEIKEDRQK